Proteins encoded together in one Triticum dicoccoides isolate Atlit2015 ecotype Zavitan chromosome 7B, WEW_v2.0, whole genome shotgun sequence window:
- the LOC119340815 gene encoding probable carboxylesterase 15, which yields MAFSADPTAQPYVVEDCRGVLQLLSDGTVVRSAALPFPVDGNVAYNDHGRVEWKDAVYDAGLGLGLRMYKPTTNAGEEGKKLPVLVYFHGGGFCIGSCTWPNFHAGCLRLAAELPAVVISFDYRLAPEHRLPAAHEDAAAALLWMQNQLALDPWLADAADPCKVFVSGESAGGNIAHHLALRFGRAGLDPMRIAGYILLMPAFCSEQPTQSELDSPATAFLNRETCDRYCRLFLPAGANKDHPLVNPFGSDSPSLETLDVGRVLVVAAEGDLLRDKNVEYAERLKAAQGKGNDDVELVVFAGEEHAFFGVKPTSGATGELVRVIRRFMATETEAAC from the coding sequence ATGGCGTTCTCGGCGGATCCGACCGCACAGCCCTACGTCGTCGAggattgccgcggggtgctgcagctTCTCAGCGACGGTACAGTCGTGCGCTCTGCGGCCTTGCCCTTCCCTGTCGACGGCAACGTCGCATATAACGACCACGGCCGCGTCGAGTGGAAGGACGCCGTGTACGACGCCGGCCTCGGCCTCGGCCTTCGCATGTACAAGCCGACGACGAATGCCGGAGAGGAGGGCAAGAAGCTCCCCGTGCTCGTCTACTTCCACGGCGGGGGCTTCTGCATTGGCTCCTGCACGTGGCCCAACTTCCACGCCGGttgcctccgcctcgccgccgagCTCCCCGCCGTTGTAATCTCCTTCGACTACCGCCTCGCCCCTGAGCACCGCCTCCCCGCTGCTCACGAGGACGCCGCCGCGGCCCTCCTCTGGATGCAGAACCAGCTCGCTTTGGACCCGTGGCTCGCAGACGCGGCCGACCCATGCAAGGTGTTCGTCTCCGGCGAATCTGCCGGTGGCAACATCGCGCACCACCTTGCCCTCCGGTTCGGCAGGGCAGGGCTGGACCCGATGAGGATCGCGGGGTACATCCTGCTCATGCCGGCATTCTGCTCGGAGCAGCCGACGCAGTCCGAGCTTGACTCACCGGCGACGGCGTTCCTGAATAGGGAAACCTGCGACAGGTACTGCCGCCTCTTCCTGCCCGCCGGAGCGAACAAGGACCACCCGCTGGTGAACCCGTTCGGGTCGGACAGCCCAAGCCTTGAGACGTTGGACGTCGGCCGCGTGCTCGTCGTGGCCGCGGAGGGCGACCTGCTGAGGGACAAGAACGTGGAGTACGCGGAGCGGCTGAAGGCGGCGCAGGGTAAGGGGAACGATGACGTCGAGCTCGTTGTGTTTGCCGGCGAGGAGCACGCGTTCTTCGGGGTGAAACCGACGTCAGGGGCCACCGGCGAGCTCGTCCGGGTAATCAGGCGGTTCATGGCCACGGAGACGGAAGCAGCCTGCTGA